One genomic segment of Desmodus rotundus isolate HL8 chromosome 5, HLdesRot8A.1, whole genome shotgun sequence includes these proteins:
- the VPS37C gene encoding vacuolar protein sorting-associated protein 37C — METLKDKTLEELEAMQNDPEAIGRLAQESPEVQDLQLEREMALATNRSLAEQNLEFQGPLEISRSNLSDKYQELRKLVERCQEQKAKLEKFSSALQPGTLLDLLQIESMKIEEESEAMAEKFLEGEVSLETFLENFSSMRLLSHLRRVRVEKLQDVVRKPRASQDPAGDTPPLHPPLPSRPVPQATPPVAEEQPPPPLPQAAPAGVPPYPLPYSPSPGLPVGPTAQGPLQPAPFPVVSPPSLSYSGPLGPPYPSAQPGPRAAVGYSWSPQRNTPPRPGYSVPPSGASVPGYPLAGGRAPSPGYPQQHSYLSTGGKPPYPTQPSLPGFPGQLQPSGPPRPPYPPGPAPPYGFPSPQGPAWPGY; from the exons ATGGAGACCCTGAAAGACAAGAccctggaggagctggaggcGATGCAGAATGACCCGGAAGCCATTGGCCGGCTGGCCCAGGAGTCCCCCGAG GTCCAGGACCTGCAGCTGGAACGGGAGATGGCACTGGCCACCAACCGGAGCCTGGCTGAGCAGAACCTGGAGTTCCAAGGTCCCTTGGAGATCAGCCGCTCAAACCTCTCAGACAAGTACCAGGAGCTCCGGAAGCTTGTGGAGCGGTGCCAGGAGCAGAAGGCAAAGCTGG AGAAATTCTCTTCAGCACTGCAGCCAGGGACCTTGTTAGATCTTCTGCAGATCGAAAGCATGAAAATTGAAGAAGAGTCTGAG GCTATGGCTGAGAAATTCCTGGAGGGCGAGGTGTCCTTGGAAACATTCCTGGAAAACTTCTCCTCCATGAGGTTGTTGTCCCATCTGCGCCGGGTCCGTGTGGAGAAGCTCCAGGATGTGGTGAGGAAGCCCAGAGCTTCCCAGGATCCAGCTGGTGACACGCCCCCCCTCCATCCGCCTCTGCCTTCTCGCCCAGTCCCCCAGGCGACGCCCCCTGTGGCAGAAGAGCAGCCACCCCCGCCACTGCCACAGGCTGCACCTGCAGGAGTACCTCCCTACCCTTTGCCCTACAGCCCCTCTCCCGGCTTGCCAGTGGGTCCCACTGCCCAAGGCCCACTCCAGCCAGCCCCCTTCCCGGTGGtgtccccaccctccctttcctaCAGTGGGCCCTTGGGCCCCCCATATCCGTCAGCCCAACCGggacccagggctgctgtgggttATTCCTGGTCCCCACAGAGGAACACGCCGCCCCGGCCTGGCTATTCTGTGCCTCCCTCTGGTGCCTCTGTGCCGGGGTACCCCTTGGCGGGGGGCCGGGCTCCCAGTCCTGGTTATCCTCAGCAGCACTCCTACCTCTCGACGGGAGGCAAACCTCCTTACCCAACACAGCCCTCACTCCCGGGCTTCCCAGGCCAGCTCCAGCCCTCAGGCCCCCCTCGACCTCCCTACCCCCCTGGGCCTGCTCCCCCCTATGGGTTTCCATCACCTCAGGGTCCTGCTTGGCCTGGGTATTAG